The following coding sequences are from one Tachysurus vachellii isolate PV-2020 chromosome 7, HZAU_Pvac_v1, whole genome shotgun sequence window:
- the tnfsf12 gene encoding tumor necrosis factor ligand superfamily member 12 isoform X2, giving the protein MHRIVQRRRAGPLRSAWSLLGAVALALAASSAVFTAWTWRQTRDLTRSVQNLRDRLDQVNLQRKAIVQLFLEKRELLESLRVKREAGGTKGKNGNGRKVASHFEITKDSFKTVGTQGIIKGWTEQYLNMSQAVEYNTETGTFKILRRGVYFLYCQVHFSEQASQYVKLEVTVPQGPSLQCMEGYSTTPTTGFKQFHFLKPCQVSGLLLLEKGAELKAKTGSEFTLKDSGKHYFGLFKVN; this is encoded by the exons ATGCATCGGATAGTGCAGAGGAGGCGTGCAGGGCCGCTCCGTTCCGCGTGGTCGCTGCTCGGTGCCGTGGCGCTCGCGCTCGCCGCCTCCAGCGCCGTGTTTACCGCATGGACGTGGCGACAAACCCGAGATCTGACCAGGTCCGTCCAAAATCTGCGCGACCGCTTGGATCAG gtaaATTTGCAGCGCAAGGCTATTGTCCAGCTTTTCCTGGAGAAGAGGGAGCTGCTGGAGAGCCTGCGAGTGAAGAGAGAAG CTGGAGGGACAAAAGGTAAAAATGGAAATGGAAGGAAAGTCGCCTCTCACTTCGAGA taACCAAAGATTCCTTCAAAACAG TGGGGACTCAGGGGATCATTAAAGGGTGGACTGAACAATACCTGAATATGAGTCAGGCCGTGGAGTATaacacagagacaggcacatTTAAAATACTTCGGCGAGGTGTCTACTTTCTTTACTGTCAA GTGCATTTTAGTGAGCAAGCGAGTCAGTATGTGAAGCTGGAAGTGACTGTCCCACAGGGCCCCTCACTTCAGTGCATGGAGGGATACAGCACCACTCCAACAACAGGTTTTAAACAGTTCCACTTCCTGAAGCCATGCCAGGTTTCTGGCCTTCTTCTCTTAGAGAAAGGCGCCGAGCTTAAGGCAAAGACCGGAAGTGAATTCACCCTGAAGGACTCAGGCAAACATTACTTCGGCCTCTTCAAGGTGAACTAG
- the tnfsf12 gene encoding tumor necrosis factor ligand superfamily member 12 isoform X1, translating into MHRIVQRRRAGPLRSAWSLLGAVALALAASSAVFTAWTWRQTRDLTRSVQNLRDRLDQVNLQRKAIVQLFLEKRELLESLRVKREAGGTKRKNGNGRKVASHFETGGTKGKNGNGRKVASHFEITKDSFKTVGTQGIIKGWTEQYLNMSQAVEYNTETGTFKILRRGVYFLYCQVHFSEQASQYVKLEVTVPQGPSLQCMEGYSTTPTTGFKQFHFLKPCQVSGLLLLEKGAELKAKTGSEFTLKDSGKHYFGLFKVN; encoded by the exons ATGCATCGGATAGTGCAGAGGAGGCGTGCAGGGCCGCTCCGTTCCGCGTGGTCGCTGCTCGGTGCCGTGGCGCTCGCGCTCGCCGCCTCCAGCGCCGTGTTTACCGCATGGACGTGGCGACAAACCCGAGATCTGACCAGGTCCGTCCAAAATCTGCGCGACCGCTTGGATCAG gtaaATTTGCAGCGCAAGGCTATTGTCCAGCTTTTCCTGGAGAAGAGGGAGCTGCTGGAGAGCCTGCGAGTGAAGAGAGAAG CTGGagggacaaaaagaaaaaatggaaatggaagGAAGGTGGCCTCTCACTTCGAGA CTGGAGGGACAAAAGGTAAAAATGGAAATGGAAGGAAAGTCGCCTCTCACTTCGAGA taACCAAAGATTCCTTCAAAACAG TGGGGACTCAGGGGATCATTAAAGGGTGGACTGAACAATACCTGAATATGAGTCAGGCCGTGGAGTATaacacagagacaggcacatTTAAAATACTTCGGCGAGGTGTCTACTTTCTTTACTGTCAA GTGCATTTTAGTGAGCAAGCGAGTCAGTATGTGAAGCTGGAAGTGACTGTCCCACAGGGCCCCTCACTTCAGTGCATGGAGGGATACAGCACCACTCCAACAACAGGTTTTAAACAGTTCCACTTCCTGAAGCCATGCCAGGTTTCTGGCCTTCTTCTCTTAGAGAAAGGCGCCGAGCTTAAGGCAAAGACCGGAAGTGAATTCACCCTGAAGGACTCAGGCAAACATTACTTCGGCCTCTTCAAGGTGAACTAG